The following proteins are encoded in a genomic region of Glycine max cultivar Williams 82 chromosome 18, Glycine_max_v4.0, whole genome shotgun sequence:
- the LOC113000209 gene encoding uncharacterized protein, with amino-acid sequence MEEERLKQGRTESAHVVSTSKDKGKRKRTEEPKNEAAKGLGQKKQNQGDNCFGCLSYRKPIDSERWIYVGDDIVGTGSPLVNDNLYLLDTVASYGESYCMSQSLDVFKTFKVEVENQLNKRIKCVRSDRGGEYYGIYDGSGDQRLGPFARYLEEYGIVPQYTMPRSPNMNGVAER; translated from the exons ATGG AAGAGGAAAGGTTGAAGCAAGGAAGGACTGAAAGTGCTCATGTTGTGAGTACCTCTAAAGACAagggcaaaagaaaaagaactgaGGAGCCCAAGAATGAAGCTGCTAAGGGTCTaggacaaaagaaacaaaatcaggGTGACAACTGTTTC GGTTGTCTAAGCTACCGGAAGCCAATTGATTCTGAAAGATGGATCTATGTTGGAGATG ATATTGTTGGAACTGGTTCACCCTTGGTTAATGATAATCTATATTTACTTGATACTGTAGCTTCCTATGGTGAATCCTATTGCATG TCACAATCTTTGGATGTGttcaaaacatttaaagttgaagttgaaaatcaactcaacaaaaGAATAAAGTGTGTCAGATCTGACCGTGGTGGTGAATACTATGGCATATATGACGGTTCAGGTGACCAACGTCTGGGGCCTTTTGCCAGGTACCTAGAGGAATATGGAATCGTCCCACAGTACACCATGCCGAGGTCACCTAACATGAATGGTGTGGCTGAAAGATGA